The Dioscorea cayenensis subsp. rotundata cultivar TDr96_F1 chromosome 19, TDr96_F1_v2_PseudoChromosome.rev07_lg8_w22 25.fasta, whole genome shotgun sequence genome includes a window with the following:
- the LOC120249324 gene encoding carotenoid 9,10(9',10')-cleavage dioxygenase 1-like — protein sequence MDISPINFVSSVVADFVSSVFADFVIFAAQNFLSSVMSVYVKKNSSIPGPCSEDGKRPFPFPSFHHLSIFLSSTFKQPLLKDLEQVKLKLDVPKLMKDASLKMLDELVDSTFQFINQPTLPSQRNFLPVKEIGEETVVTSIDGDIPADFPEGTYIRNGPNPLFGALQSTVSPLGKSSNIWVEGDGMLHAIYFSKNNINDTFIISYKNRYVESETFKIEKEKSRPCFLPAVEGDSLAILTAYILNQLRFGKVNKYISNTNVFEHSGRCFSIAENHIPQEIDLLSLDTLSNWDVNGEWNRPFTAHPKKAPGSGELIITGADAVKPFLVLGVISADGKRLAHKVDVELERSILCHDMGVTERYNIIMDMPLTINIPRLLQGGPLIKYEKESYARIGVMPRYGDAEAIKWFQVQPYCIFHLINCYEDGDEVVVRGCRAEESIIPGPEHGLDELDNYVRDEGFLFSRLYEWRLNIKNAGIKERYLTGKEFSVDFPMINENFIGLRNKFAYCQVIDSIASSECALPKFGSLVKFTFGEETGRISGCQELIKVEHHELGENQFCTGSVFVPRPGGSEEDDGWIIFHVHNEETNISQVHIIDSKRFESKSVSKITLPQRVPYGFHATFIKISLIA from the exons ATGGATATTAGTCCGATCA ATTTTGTATCATCAGTTGTTGCAGATTTTGTATCATCAGTTTTTGCAGATTTTGTTATCTTTGCTGCTCAAA ATTTTTTATCATCAGTGATGTCTgtgtatgttaaaaaaaattccagcaTTCCAGGTCCTTGTTCTGAAGATGGAAA GAGGCCTTTCCCgtttccttcttttcatcatctCTCAATCTTTCTTTCCTCCACCTTCAAG caGCCATTATTGAAGGATTTGGAGCAAGTTAAGTTGAAATTAGATGTTCCAAAGCTCATGAAGGATGCATCCTTGAAAATGCTTGATGAATTGGTGGACTCCACTTTTCAGTTTATCAACCAGCCAACTTTGCCTTCTCAG AGAAACTTCCTACCAGTCAAAGAGATTGGAGAAGAGACAGTGGTGACGAGCATCGATGGCGATATCCCTGCAGACTTCCCTGAGGGAACATACATAAGAAATG GGCCAAACCCGCTCTTTGGCGCACTGCAATCAACTGTATCACCGTTGGGAAAATCAAGCAACATTTGGGTTGAAGGAGATGGCATGCTTCATGCCATCTACTTCtcgaaaaataatattaatgatacATTCATCATTAGCTACAAGAACCGGTATGTCGAGTCCGAAACTTTCAAGATCGAGAAGGAGAAAAGCAGGCCTTGTTTCCTCCCAGCAGTCGAGGGAGACTCCCTCGCCATCCTCACTGCCTACATCCTCAATCAG TTGAGGTTCGGCAAAGTGAACAAGTACATTAGCAACACCAATGTCTTTGAACATTCAGGGAGATGTTTTTCCATTGCAGAGAATCACATTCCACAAGAGATAGATTTGCTTAGCCTTGATACATTAAGTAATTGGGATGTAAATGGAGAGTGGAACAGGCCTTTTACTGCTCATCCAAAG AAAGCTCCAGGATCTGGAGAACTTATTATTACTGGAGCTGATGCAGTGAAACCTTTCCTTGTTTTAGGAGTTATTTCAG CTGATGggaagaggttggcacataaGGTTGATGTTGAATTAGAGAGGAGCATTCTCTGCCATGATATGGGAGTTACTGAAAG GTATAATATCATTATGGACATGCCGCTCACTATAAATATTCCTAGACTTCTTCAGGGTGGACC ATTGATCAAGTATGAGAAAGAAAGTTATGCAAGAATCGGAGTGATGCCGCGTTATGGAGATGCCGAAGCAATCAAATGGTTTCAAGTTCAACCTTATTGTATCTTTCACCTGATCAATTGTtatgaagatggagatgag GTAGTTGTGCGGGGATGTCGAGCAGAGGAGTCGATAATTCCAGGGCCGGAGCATGGCCTTG ATGAGCTTGATAATTATGTCAGAGATGAAGGCTTTTTGTTCTCTCGTTTATATGAATGGagattaaatataaagaatgcCGGCATTAAAGAAAGATATCTAACGGGAAAAGAGTTCTCGGTCGACTTCCCAATGATCAATGAGAATTTCATCGGGTTAAGGAACAAGTTTGCCTATTGCCAAGTTATTGATTCTATTGCAAGCTCCGAATGCG CATTGCCTAAATTCGGAAGTCTAGTTAAGTTCACTTTCGGTGAAGAAACTGGTAGGATATCCGGG TGTCAAGAATTGATTAAAGTGGAGCATCATGAGCTTGGTGAAAACCAGTTTTGTACAGGATCAGTATTTGTTCCAAGACCTGGTGGTtctgaagaagatgatggatgGATAATTTTTCATGTTCACAATGAAGAAACCAACATATCTCAA GTTCATATAATTGATAGCAAGAGATTTGAGAGCAAATCAGTGTCTAAGATAACACTGCCACAAAGAGTGCCTTATGGATTTCATGCAACATTCATAAAAATCAGCTTGAttgcttga